In the Clostridium sporogenes genome, one interval contains:
- a CDS encoding ABC transporter permease — translation MSLFRVAFINVKRNFKNYAMYLTSMMFSVLIYAMFKSIEYNEQIANVANGMKTVSKAFAGASAIIALFVFIFIWYSNSFFIKKRKKELGLYSILGTKKKNIAVMMFYETMTMGGIALVIGILLGAFLSKGFIIAFLKLIDAEYIIKTGFSVKALVSTIKTFMLIYFVVSISGASIIYRYELIDLFIAENKKEKEPKVSRIKTALSLILLLGGYILYIISKDKSLESVAVVTLITVVIGTYLFFSSFTVYYLKVKRNNKKFHFKGLNMISNSQLLYRIKGNSRTLATIAVLIATTLTASGASISYYKYFSTNMDKEMPFDYVIKIENNEVTNNIDKLIKNNTTNKLKEKINITVLQYENKNSNIYDGKSIVSEKDFNKIAKAKNIQVKNKINLSKESYYFSRFSDKKHKNFNVNVGKENLKVVNSEERSLINMLVLDDTLVVKDEEFIKLKKQLREEKYALYLVENHNRSEKLTKDFNNIIRNYERSKNDPEYKLVNSNYYENYRENISSSGTMLFIGCFVGLIFLVCTASIIFFKQLSEAIEEKHRYKILRNIGIRNKELKCSIYKQMLFIFFVPLIVGITHGGVALSIFGELLGLGILTPITMVAIPYTIVYLIYYFLTVEFYYKAIS, via the coding sequence ATGAGCTTATTTAGAGTAGCTTTCATAAATGTAAAAAGAAATTTTAAAAATTATGCTATGTATCTGACATCCATGATGTTTTCTGTGCTTATCTATGCCATGTTTAAATCTATTGAATATAATGAACAAATTGCGAATGTAGCAAATGGAATGAAAACTGTAAGTAAAGCTTTTGCAGGAGCATCAGCTATAATTGCACTATTTGTTTTTATATTTATTTGGTATTCTAATTCATTTTTTATTAAGAAAAGAAAAAAAGAATTAGGTTTATATTCTATATTAGGTACAAAAAAGAAAAATATAGCTGTTATGATGTTTTATGAAACTATGACTATGGGGGGGATAGCTCTAGTTATAGGAATTTTATTAGGAGCTTTTTTATCTAAAGGGTTTATAATAGCTTTTTTAAAGCTTATAGATGCAGAATATATTATAAAGACAGGATTTTCAGTTAAAGCTTTAGTTTCTACAATAAAAACTTTTATGTTGATATACTTTGTAGTTTCTATAAGTGGAGCTAGTATCATATATAGATATGAATTAATAGACTTATTTATTGCAGAGAATAAGAAAGAGAAAGAACCTAAAGTTTCAAGAATAAAAACTGCTTTGTCTTTAATATTATTATTGGGTGGATACATTTTATATATTATTAGCAAGGATAAAAGTTTAGAATCAGTTGCTGTAGTTACATTAATTACAGTAGTAATAGGAACTTATTTATTTTTTAGTTCTTTTACAGTATATTATTTAAAAGTAAAAAGAAACAATAAAAAATTTCATTTTAAAGGACTAAACATGATTTCAAATTCCCAACTTTTATATAGGATAAAAGGGAACTCTAGAACTTTAGCCACTATAGCTGTACTTATAGCTACTACTCTTACGGCTTCAGGAGCAAGTATAAGTTATTATAAATATTTTTCAACTAATATGGACAAAGAGATGCCTTTTGATTATGTAATAAAGATAGAAAACAATGAGGTTACAAATAATATAGACAAGCTTATAAAAAATAATACTACAAATAAATTAAAAGAAAAAATAAATATCACAGTGCTTCAGTATGAAAATAAAAATAGTAATATTTATGATGGGAAGTCTATTGTATCAGAAAAAGATTTTAATAAAATAGCTAAAGCTAAAAATATTCAAGTTAAAAATAAAATAAATTTATCAAAAGAATCTTATTATTTTTCAAGATTTTCTGATAAAAAACATAAAAATTTTAATGTTAATGTAGGTAAAGAAAATCTTAAAGTAGTAAATTCAGAGGAAAGATCATTAATTAATATGCTAGTTTTAGATGATACATTAGTAGTTAAAGATGAGGAATTCATAAAATTAAAAAAACAATTAAGAGAGGAAAAATATGCCCTTTATTTAGTAGAAAATCATAATAGGAGTGAAAAACTGACAAAGGATTTTAATAACATAATAAGAAACTATGAAAGGTCTAAAAATGATCCAGAGTATAAATTAGTTAACTCTAATTATTATGAAAACTATAGAGAAAATATATCTTCATCTGGAACTATGTTATTTATAGGATGCTTTGTAGGATTAATTTTCTTGGTATGCACTGCAAGCATAATATTCTTTAAGCAACTTTCAGAAGCTATTGAGGAAAAACATAGATATAAAATATTGAGAAATATAGGAATAAGAAACAAGGAACTTAAATGTTCTATATACAAACAAATGTTGTTTATATTCTTTGTTCCTTTAATAGTAGGAATAACTCATGGAGGAGTAGCTTTATCTATATTTGGAGAACTTCTTGGTTTAGGTATATTAACACCAATAACAATGGTGGCTATACCATATACAATAGTATATCTAATCTATTATTTTTTAACAGTAGAATTTTATTATAAAGCAATATCATAA
- a CDS encoding ABC transporter ATP-binding protein — MKEILKTINVTKVYGEKRNVYQALNGIDMKVFQGEFVGVMGPSGAGKSTLLNIISTIDKPTGGKILIDGNDITKLKGDRLSDFRRDKLGFIFQDFNLLDTLTVKENIALPLSLSKVAFRKIEKKVIEITEKLGINDLLNKYPYEISGGQKQRVAAARALINKPALILADEPTGALDSKSSKGLLEILSLLNEKDKSTIMMVTHDAFAASYCKRVMFIKDGKLYKEIESNSNRKDFFREIVDITSMLGGGNNELI; from the coding sequence ATGAAAGAAATATTGAAAACTATAAATGTAACAAAAGTCTATGGAGAAAAAAGAAATGTATATCAAGCTTTAAATGGTATAGATATGAAAGTATTTCAAGGAGAGTTTGTTGGAGTTATGGGTCCTTCAGGAGCAGGTAAATCCACATTATTAAATATAATATCAACTATTGATAAGCCTACGGGAGGAAAAATTTTGATAGATGGTAATGACATAACAAAATTAAAGGGAGATAGATTATCAGATTTCAGAAGGGATAAATTAGGATTTATATTCCAAGATTTTAATCTATTAGATACATTAACTGTTAAGGAGAATATTGCATTACCTCTTAGTTTGTCAAAAGTAGCATTCAGAAAAATAGAAAAAAAAGTAATAGAAATAACAGAAAAATTAGGTATAAATGATTTGCTAAATAAATATCCTTATGAAATATCAGGAGGGCAAAAACAAAGAGTAGCAGCAGCTAGAGCTTTAATTAATAAACCGGCATTAATATTGGCAGATGAACCTACAGGGGCATTAGATTCTAAATCTTCAAAGGGACTTTTAGAAATACTCAGTCTATTAAATGAAAAAGATAAATCTACTATAATGATGGTTACCCATGATGCTTTTGCTGCATCTTATTGTAAAAGAGTTATGTTCATAAAAGATGGAAAATTATATAAAGAAATAGAAAGCAATTCTAATAGAAAAGATTTCTTTAGAGAAATAGTAGATATTACATCTATGCTAGGAGGAGGAAATAATGAGCTTATTTAG